The Sorangiineae bacterium MSr11367 genome window below encodes:
- a CDS encoding GldG family protein, whose amino-acid sequence MKKKALDAGKSLQLAGIVAAAVLAVVLNVLAARHFRRWDWTAGKLYTLSPATLSTLHNLQEPVQIWVLLGGGDPLEQSVKQLLLSYTSETDKLDIHYIDPDRDFVALQDIRKRFNIDVDRTDQGRIVTDAIMVVARGDRHWFLLPGDMFEAAGEDTQAKPREEQAITGAIRSVLGGEKVKICFTAGHGELSLQQMGPDGLRVFRDILEKNNYEPVTIDTTEPNAYEPFKGCAVAVIARPQGPFAKDEEARLRTYLLEGGSLLATLGPINGTGENGMSPPGLADALAPFGVALDEDFVFEMAPRLAIPRTKNAQFVVLPKDHPVTAGLVPVDASHQPPRVVVAIARSLHRVQADATMSDLLVTSDESFGRRSIAGAADWTDAPDKRPQDPGGPLVVAMASERAKVGPSAPHGPRVVVIGARSVMQEQDWTEPRATRGAAILVENAIAWLAAKPQILDVPAKAEVAAGIKISDAERSDVRNYVLLLLPAAVAFLGVAVAVARRASERRPREKRGPRGNGAS is encoded by the coding sequence GTGAAAAAGAAAGCCCTCGACGCGGGCAAGAGCCTCCAGCTGGCCGGCATCGTGGCCGCGGCGGTGCTTGCCGTCGTGCTCAATGTGCTCGCGGCGCGGCACTTCCGCCGCTGGGACTGGACCGCCGGCAAGCTTTACACCTTGAGCCCGGCGACGCTTTCCACCCTGCACAACCTGCAGGAGCCGGTGCAAATCTGGGTGCTCCTCGGCGGGGGCGATCCGCTCGAGCAGAGCGTGAAACAGCTCCTTTTGAGCTACACGTCGGAGACGGACAAGCTCGATATCCACTACATCGATCCGGATCGCGACTTCGTGGCGCTGCAGGACATTCGCAAGCGCTTCAACATCGACGTCGACCGCACGGATCAGGGCCGCATCGTGACCGACGCCATCATGGTGGTCGCGCGCGGCGATCGGCATTGGTTCCTTCTGCCGGGCGACATGTTCGAGGCCGCCGGCGAGGACACGCAGGCCAAGCCGCGCGAGGAGCAGGCCATCACCGGTGCCATCCGCAGCGTGCTCGGTGGCGAAAAGGTGAAGATCTGCTTCACCGCCGGGCACGGCGAGCTGTCGCTCCAACAGATGGGGCCCGATGGGCTGCGCGTGTTTCGCGACATCCTGGAGAAGAACAACTACGAGCCCGTGACCATCGACACCACCGAGCCAAACGCGTACGAGCCCTTCAAAGGTTGCGCCGTGGCGGTCATCGCGCGGCCGCAGGGGCCGTTCGCCAAGGACGAAGAGGCGCGGCTGCGCACGTACCTGCTCGAGGGAGGAAGCTTGCTCGCGACCCTCGGGCCCATCAACGGCACGGGCGAAAACGGCATGAGCCCGCCCGGTCTCGCCGACGCGCTCGCGCCGTTCGGCGTGGCGCTGGACGAGGACTTCGTGTTCGAGATGGCGCCGCGCCTGGCCATCCCGCGGACGAAGAATGCGCAGTTCGTGGTGCTGCCGAAGGATCACCCGGTGACGGCGGGGCTCGTGCCCGTCGATGCGTCGCACCAGCCGCCGCGCGTGGTGGTGGCCATTGCGCGATCGCTTCACCGCGTGCAGGCCGATGCGACCATGAGCGATCTGCTGGTGACCAGCGACGAGTCCTTCGGCCGGCGCAGCATTGCGGGCGCGGCGGATTGGACCGATGCGCCGGACAAGCGGCCGCAGGATCCCGGCGGGCCTCTCGTGGTGGCCATGGCCAGCGAGCGCGCCAAGGTCGGGCCATCGGCCCCGCACGGCCCGCGCGTGGTGGTCATCGGCGCGCGCAGCGTGATGCAAGAGCAAGATTGGACCGAGCCGAGGGCCACACGCGGCGCGGCGATCCTCGTGGAGAATGCCATTGCATGGCTCGCGGCCAAGCCGCAGATCCTCGATGTGCCCGCAAAGGCCGAGGTGGCGGCGGGGATCAAGATCAGCGATGCGGAGCGCTCGGACGTGCGAAATTACGTCCTGTTGCTGCTTCCCGCGGCGGTGGCGTTCCTCGGCGTGGCCGTGGCGGTGGCGCGGCGCGCGAGCGAGCGGCGTCCGCGTGAGAAGCGTGGCCCGCGCGGGAACGGTGCTTCGTGA
- a CDS encoding Dam family site-specific DNA-(adenine-N6)-methyltransferase, whose translation MRAARGGIRTYAEPFAGGAALFFALAGARLEGKNKRPPFERAVLSDRNEDLVACYRAVRDDVDAVIEALRQYRYDAELYYATRNLDPSRMSDVERGARLIFLNRTCFNGLWRVNASGKFNVPFGRHANPRIVDVERLEAASRALQGVDIEVNDFCETTRNLGEGDFVYFDPPYVPVSDTADFTSYASGGFGSDDQARLVAEFSALRERGARAMLSNADTEETRALYADFAAYVVRAPRLINRDATKRGETNELLVLNWGRRGLYE comes from the coding sequence GTGCGCGCGGCGCGTGGCGGCATCCGTACCTACGCCGAGCCCTTTGCCGGCGGCGCCGCGCTCTTTTTTGCCTTGGCGGGCGCGCGGCTCGAAGGGAAAAACAAGCGGCCTCCCTTCGAGCGCGCCGTTCTGTCCGACCGCAACGAAGACTTGGTCGCATGCTACCGGGCCGTGCGTGACGATGTAGACGCCGTCATCGAAGCCCTGCGGCAATACCGGTACGACGCCGAGCTTTACTACGCGACGCGGAACCTCGATCCGTCGCGCATGAGCGACGTCGAACGCGGGGCGCGCCTCATTTTTCTGAATCGCACCTGCTTCAACGGTCTCTGGCGGGTGAATGCCAGCGGAAAATTCAATGTCCCCTTCGGGCGCCACGCCAATCCGCGCATCGTCGATGTCGAGCGCCTCGAGGCCGCCTCGCGCGCGCTTCAAGGCGTGGACATCGAGGTGAACGATTTCTGCGAGACCACGCGCAATCTGGGCGAGGGCGATTTCGTCTATTTCGACCCGCCGTACGTCCCCGTTTCGGACACGGCCGACTTCACGAGCTACGCGTCGGGCGGATTCGGCTCGGACGATCAAGCGCGCCTCGTCGCCGAGTTCAGCGCGCTGCGCGAACGCGGTGCACGCGCCATGCTCTCCAACGCCGACACCGAGGAGACCCGCGCGCTCTACGCCGACTTTGCCGCGTACGTGGTCCGCGCCCCACGCCTCATCAACCGCGACGCCACGAAACGCGGCGAGACGAACGAGCTCCTGGTCCTAAACTGGGGCCGCCGCGGCTTGTACGAGTAG
- a CDS encoding response regulator transcription factor, producing the protein MRENQPKAQRKVLVVEDDHSIALGLRINLESEGYTVFLADDGERGLELAQGEEPDLVILDIMLPKMNGLEVLQAIRRSGRTMPIILLSARTAEMDKVTGLELGAEDYVAKPFSLAELLARVRAALRRGAMAPLATMHAFGDVIVDEGARSVRKAGQPVDVTATEFDLLVCLLRAKGRVLTREAIFQEVWGPNHHGTPRTIDNFVQQLRAKLETDPQSPRHFQTVRGVGYRFSPS; encoded by the coding sequence ATGCGAGAGAACCAACCCAAGGCACAACGCAAGGTGCTCGTGGTCGAGGACGACCACAGCATCGCGCTCGGACTGCGCATCAACCTGGAGAGCGAAGGGTACACCGTCTTTCTCGCCGACGACGGCGAGCGCGGGCTCGAGCTGGCGCAGGGCGAGGAGCCCGATTTGGTCATCTTGGACATCATGCTCCCCAAGATGAACGGCCTCGAAGTCCTGCAGGCCATCCGCCGCAGCGGCCGCACCATGCCCATCATCCTGCTCAGCGCGCGCACCGCGGAGATGGACAAGGTCACGGGCCTGGAGCTCGGCGCCGAGGACTACGTGGCCAAGCCTTTCAGCCTGGCCGAGCTCCTTGCGCGGGTGCGTGCTGCCCTGCGTCGAGGGGCGATGGCGCCACTCGCCACGATGCACGCTTTCGGCGACGTGATCGTGGACGAAGGCGCCCGCAGCGTTCGCAAAGCCGGCCAGCCCGTCGACGTCACCGCGACGGAGTTCGACCTGCTGGTGTGCCTGCTTCGCGCCAAAGGCCGCGTGCTCACGCGCGAGGCGATCTTTCAAGAGGTGTGGGGTCCGAACCACCACGGCACGCCCCGCACCATCGACAATTTCGTCCAGCAGCTTCGGGCCAAGCTCGAAACCGATCCCCAGAGCCCGCGGCACTTCCAAACCGTGCGCGGCGTCGGCTACCGCTTCTCGCCGAGCTAG
- a CDS encoding ATP-binding protein, protein MSTGQNFQRLGYRRIVQLLIYLVIIPTVLLLTLGFVLMFIGEGSINLLLGILTVTFVSVVVTGVILVLVFVRREANLSELQADFVSKVSHELRTPLTAIRLFAETIERSREDEKTVDQCLDLLLGECERLTGRIERLLDWGRMEAGRRLYHLREQSVTEVFEHAVSAFSALRTDKIDFESELDPDLPKIHADRDALVDAVVNLLSNAYKYGGTPPVVRLRAYAPATGGVAISVTDNGPGIARPEHRRIFQKFYRIDDRLSREREGSGLGLAIVKHVVRAHRGRIVLESAPGKGSTFTLVLPTPPRSRKKRPSGAHPAAEVSG, encoded by the coding sequence GTGTCCACCGGTCAGAACTTTCAGCGCCTCGGGTACCGGAGGATCGTCCAGCTTCTCATTTACCTGGTCATCATCCCCACCGTCCTTTTGCTGACGTTGGGCTTCGTCCTGATGTTCATCGGCGAAGGCAGCATCAACCTGCTGCTCGGCATCTTGACCGTGACGTTCGTCTCCGTCGTCGTCACCGGCGTCATCTTGGTTCTCGTCTTCGTACGGCGCGAGGCCAACTTGAGCGAGCTGCAGGCCGACTTCGTCTCCAAAGTGAGCCACGAGCTGCGCACGCCGCTCACCGCCATCCGCCTCTTCGCCGAGACCATCGAACGCTCGCGCGAGGACGAGAAGACCGTCGACCAGTGCCTCGATCTGCTTCTCGGCGAGTGCGAACGCCTCACCGGCCGCATCGAGCGCTTGCTCGATTGGGGCCGCATGGAGGCCGGGCGACGCCTCTACCACCTGCGCGAGCAAAGCGTGACCGAGGTGTTCGAGCACGCCGTCTCCGCCTTTTCCGCGCTGCGCACCGACAAGATCGACTTCGAGAGCGAGCTCGATCCGGATCTGCCGAAGATCCACGCGGACCGCGATGCGCTCGTCGACGCGGTGGTGAACCTTCTTTCCAATGCGTACAAGTACGGCGGGACGCCACCCGTCGTGCGGTTGCGCGCGTACGCGCCGGCCACCGGCGGTGTGGCCATTTCGGTGACCGACAACGGGCCCGGCATCGCGCGGCCGGAGCACCGGCGCATCTTTCAGAAATTTTACCGCATCGACGATCGCCTTTCGCGCGAGCGTGAAGGAAGCGGGCTCGGTCTGGCCATCGTGAAGCACGTGGTGCGCGCCCACCGCGGACGCATCGTGCTCGAGAGTGCGCCAGGGAAGGGAAGCACCTTCACCTTGGTGCTGCCGACGCCGCCCCGATCGCGTAAAAAGAGACCCAGCGGCGCCCACCCGGCGGCGGAGGTCTCCGGCTGA
- a CDS encoding ABC transporter ATP-binding protein, with protein sequence MISVSHLVKHYGSHVAVDDVSFRVEKGQIVGFLGPNGAGKSTTLRILSGFLGMTSGKVEICGHDVEEASLEARRSVGYMPEAVPLYPEMRVVEYLTFRAELKGVARAKRRAHVDDAMEKASVFDVATTLIGKLSKGYRQRVGLADALVANPPLLILDEPTAGLDPNQIRQVRELIAGLSGEHTVLLSTHILSEVEQSCDRVILIAKGKLLAEGKTADIRKMRRPTALEVTVRGDAQAAARVLKGIEGVAKVKEATAKQQDSASFQVTWAKKLPDAEIDGTIEAAVSALVAAGLGVREVHPVGSSLEDVFTELTRGPAPEEPS encoded by the coding sequence GTGATCTCCGTCTCCCACCTCGTCAAGCACTACGGGTCCCACGTCGCGGTGGACGACGTCTCGTTTCGCGTGGAAAAAGGGCAGATTGTCGGCTTTTTGGGCCCCAATGGCGCCGGCAAGAGCACCACGTTGCGCATCCTGTCCGGCTTTCTCGGCATGACGTCGGGCAAGGTCGAGATTTGCGGGCACGACGTCGAGGAAGCCTCGCTCGAGGCTCGCCGCTCGGTCGGCTACATGCCGGAAGCCGTGCCCCTCTATCCGGAGATGCGCGTCGTGGAGTACCTCACCTTCCGCGCCGAGCTCAAAGGTGTGGCACGCGCCAAGCGCCGCGCCCACGTCGACGACGCCATGGAGAAAGCCAGCGTCTTCGACGTCGCCACGACGCTCATTGGCAAGCTCTCCAAGGGCTACCGCCAGCGCGTCGGGCTTGCGGATGCGCTGGTGGCGAACCCGCCGCTGCTCATTTTGGACGAACCCACGGCCGGGCTCGACCCGAACCAGATCCGCCAAGTCCGCGAGCTCATCGCCGGCCTCTCCGGCGAGCACACCGTCCTCTTGTCGACGCACATCTTGAGCGAGGTCGAGCAAAGCTGCGACCGCGTGATCCTCATCGCGAAGGGCAAACTCCTCGCGGAGGGCAAGACCGCGGACATCCGCAAAATGCGCCGTCCCACGGCGCTCGAGGTCACGGTGCGCGGCGATGCGCAGGCGGCGGCGCGCGTGCTGAAGGGCATCGAGGGCGTGGCCAAGGTGAAAGAGGCGACGGCGAAGCAGCAAGATTCGGCGAGCTTTCAGGTGACGTGGGCGAAGAAGCTGCCCGATGCGGAGATCGATGGCACGATCGAGGCCGCCGTTTCGGCCCTGGTGGCCGCAGGCCTCGGCGTGCGCGAGGTGCACCCGGTGGGCAGCTCGCTCGAGGACGTCTTCACGGAGCTGACGCGCGGCCCCGCGCCGGAGGAGCCGTCGTGA
- a CDS encoding DUF4340 domain-containing protein encodes MKAKGGVRRHLTSIVFIVAAVLVSIYAYVVDRGKVSDPERNARGAALFPAFRRDEITRVELTGPSENLVLERGVGEQADWRMTSPVPAAAEPAAVEALLGALDVGNVIRRAEGQNFDKPRLRGTVAMGKVIYRFALGAEAPVPEGAAYVQLDGEGSFVVGRDLVTQLLKVADTYRERTIVPYLSIALRRLEVRAGETWAIERVDDVSFRWAPPEEGRISRDGIDRVWKALAETRAEVFISDAEAERGQEQTTPVVVVMTPKDAAKPPGELSVGGVCPGHPEDVIVVRRSPTRLSACAPKMVLDGLGTPKADLADKHLFAARFDEVEELILESLDPGGPKLEMARMGNGWHERSPEDRELSKDEVDMANTLVTQLVRGEGRLVDGAKETTSFTPRLRAVIGRTESQAREEVQLDRTPKSRAVPGAVSLADEFLVKRAADGALLAIDRELERKLEPRATALRGRELWTPPLEGKEVAAVGARCTRGIDQELVREGTSFIMRKPAGYPADNGGALDLFEAVAHTKAESWVADADDGTFGLAEGCRIDVGVKDATGTRTESLLLGRDAENGVYAQIAGRAPVFVAPKALKDMAARPLVDRNAFFIDPPKLTAVTLKRGDKSLTGTEPVFQAFSKLRAEEVSHLGPARPDEGFASPSLEVRATVGADAAPRTSRFVFGRATLLRDQKVYFARIDGIDATFLVAKERLDPFLDAF; translated from the coding sequence GTGAAGGCGAAGGGTGGCGTGCGCCGGCATCTGACGTCCATCGTGTTCATCGTCGCGGCGGTTCTCGTGTCGATCTACGCGTACGTGGTCGACCGCGGCAAGGTGAGCGATCCCGAGCGCAATGCGCGTGGAGCGGCACTTTTTCCCGCGTTTCGCCGCGACGAGATCACGCGCGTCGAGCTCACGGGCCCGTCCGAGAACCTCGTGCTCGAGCGCGGCGTCGGGGAGCAAGCGGATTGGCGCATGACCTCGCCCGTGCCGGCAGCGGCCGAGCCCGCGGCGGTCGAGGCCCTGCTCGGCGCGCTCGACGTGGGCAATGTGATCCGGCGCGCCGAGGGGCAGAACTTCGACAAACCGCGCCTGCGCGGGACCGTCGCGATGGGCAAGGTCATCTACCGGTTTGCCCTGGGCGCGGAGGCTCCCGTTCCGGAGGGCGCCGCGTACGTGCAGCTCGATGGCGAGGGCTCCTTCGTCGTCGGGCGCGATTTGGTCACGCAGCTTCTGAAGGTCGCGGACACGTACCGCGAGCGCACCATCGTGCCGTATTTGTCGATTGCGCTGCGGCGGCTCGAGGTGCGGGCAGGGGAGACGTGGGCCATCGAGCGGGTCGACGACGTGAGCTTCCGATGGGCGCCGCCCGAAGAGGGCCGCATCTCGCGCGATGGGATCGATCGGGTGTGGAAGGCGCTGGCCGAGACGCGCGCGGAGGTGTTCATCTCCGACGCGGAGGCCGAACGCGGCCAGGAGCAGACGACGCCCGTCGTCGTGGTGATGACGCCAAAAGACGCGGCCAAGCCACCGGGCGAGCTCTCGGTGGGCGGCGTGTGCCCGGGCCACCCGGAGGACGTCATCGTCGTGCGGCGCTCGCCGACGCGGCTTTCGGCGTGCGCGCCCAAGATGGTCCTCGATGGACTGGGCACCCCGAAGGCCGATTTGGCCGACAAGCATCTGTTCGCGGCCCGGTTCGACGAGGTGGAAGAACTGATCCTCGAGTCCCTCGATCCCGGCGGCCCAAAGCTCGAGATGGCGCGCATGGGCAACGGATGGCACGAGCGCTCCCCGGAAGATCGCGAGCTCTCCAAGGACGAAGTCGACATGGCCAACACGCTGGTCACCCAGTTGGTGCGCGGCGAGGGGCGGCTGGTCGACGGCGCCAAGGAGACGACGTCGTTCACCCCGCGGCTGCGCGCCGTCATCGGTCGCACCGAAAGCCAGGCGCGCGAGGAGGTGCAGCTCGATCGCACCCCGAAGTCGCGCGCGGTGCCGGGCGCGGTGTCGCTGGCCGACGAGTTCCTCGTGAAGCGCGCCGCCGACGGAGCGCTCCTCGCCATCGACCGCGAACTCGAGCGCAAACTCGAACCGCGCGCGACCGCACTGCGCGGGCGTGAGCTCTGGACGCCGCCGCTCGAAGGCAAAGAGGTCGCGGCCGTCGGCGCCCGGTGCACGCGCGGCATCGACCAGGAGCTTGTGCGCGAGGGTACCTCGTTCATCATGCGCAAGCCCGCCGGCTACCCGGCGGACAACGGCGGCGCGCTCGATCTGTTCGAGGCCGTGGCCCACACCAAGGCCGAGAGCTGGGTCGCCGACGCGGACGACGGCACCTTCGGCCTCGCCGAGGGCTGCCGCATCGACGTGGGCGTCAAAGACGCTACCGGCACGCGCACCGAGTCGCTCCTTCTCGGGCGCGACGCCGAGAACGGCGTCTATGCCCAAATCGCAGGACGCGCCCCCGTGTTCGTGGCCCCCAAGGCACTCAAGGACATGGCTGCGCGACCCCTGGTCGATCGCAACGCGTTCTTCATCGACCCGCCCAAGCTCACCGCGGTGACCCTGAAGCGCGGCGACAAAAGCCTCACGGGCACCGAGCCCGTCTTCCAAGCCTTCTCCAAGCTGCGCGCCGAAGAGGTCAGCCACCTCGGCCCCGCGCGCCCCGACGAGGGCTTCGCCTCGCCATCCCTCGAGGTGCGCGCCACCGTTGGCGCCGACGCCGCCCCGCGCACATCGCGTTTCGTCTTCGGCCGCGCCACCCTGCTGCGCGACCAAAAAGTGTACTTTGCACGCATCGACGGCATCGACGCCACCTTCCTCGTCGCCAAGGAGCGCCTCGATCCATTCCTCGACGCGTTCTAG
- a CDS encoding ABC transporter permease translates to MNGFWPIFKRELFAFFVTPIAWVQIFVFCLVQGMHFYLVIDHFASQPELAGDQTPLQAFFGNTVLLYIVLFLLVPPMTMRLFAEERRSGTIETLMSAPVSTPAVVLGKYLSALTVYAAMWLPTVAYLVILRRTGAVDWHVVGASYLGVVLVGAGYLSVGTLMSAITRTQFLALVGTAFVLLVLFILGVGEFVTPAGSTLHDICAHVSVWAQMNDFASGIVDSRRLVYDATLILLPLFVTARVVDAWRWG, encoded by the coding sequence GTGAACGGATTCTGGCCGATCTTCAAGCGCGAGCTTTTTGCCTTTTTCGTCACGCCCATCGCGTGGGTGCAGATCTTCGTCTTCTGCCTCGTGCAGGGCATGCACTTCTACCTGGTCATCGACCATTTCGCGTCGCAGCCGGAGCTTGCGGGCGATCAGACGCCGCTGCAGGCCTTCTTCGGCAACACGGTGCTCCTCTACATCGTGCTCTTTCTGCTCGTGCCCCCGATGACCATGCGGCTCTTCGCCGAGGAGCGGCGCTCGGGCACCATCGAGACCTTGATGAGCGCCCCGGTGTCGACGCCCGCGGTCGTCCTCGGCAAGTACCTATCCGCCCTCACGGTGTACGCGGCCATGTGGCTGCCGACCGTGGCGTACCTGGTGATCTTGCGGCGTACGGGCGCGGTCGATTGGCACGTGGTCGGGGCCAGCTACCTCGGCGTGGTGCTGGTCGGCGCGGGGTACCTGTCCGTGGGCACCTTGATGAGCGCCATCACGCGCACCCAGTTTCTGGCGCTGGTGGGCACCGCGTTCGTGCTCCTGGTGCTCTTCATCCTCGGCGTCGGTGAGTTCGTGACCCCGGCGGGAAGCACGCTGCACGACATCTGCGCGCACGTTTCGGTGTGGGCGCAGATGAACGATTTTGCCAGCGGCATCGTCGACTCGCGCAGGCTCGTCTACGACGCGACGTTGATCCTGCTGCCGCTGTTCGTCACCGCGCGCGTGGTCGATGCGTGGAGGTGGGGGTGA
- a CDS encoding formylglycine-generating enzyme family protein — MISVRGPLLAALCAAVVGILTAPAPLLGADEKDGEMLPVPGGTFTMGADRGGQDDEHPAHAVTLKPFLLDRTEVTHAAYAECVAARACHPADANIATRSHAARESLFHGPRQPINGVTWDDAHAYCAWRGKRLPREAEYERAIRGDDGRKFPWGNEPATPELTVFGRDLGRQATDDVGSHPKGKGPYGHDDLAGNVWEWMEDEYDPFAYTRPTASEGKPGSCPEILAALNKLREEGKQGFTGSNPIPRICERVLRGGAYNYDGPSLRSTNRVHHPGTYRLVMTGFRCAKDGT; from the coding sequence GTGATTTCGGTTCGCGGGCCTCTCCTTGCTGCGCTTTGCGCGGCCGTCGTGGGCATCTTGACCGCCCCTGCGCCCCTTCTCGGAGCCGACGAGAAAGACGGCGAGATGCTTCCCGTCCCGGGCGGCACCTTCACCATGGGCGCCGATCGCGGAGGGCAGGACGACGAGCACCCGGCCCACGCGGTCACGTTGAAGCCTTTTCTGCTCGACCGAACCGAGGTCACGCACGCCGCCTACGCCGAGTGCGTCGCCGCGCGCGCCTGCCATCCCGCCGACGCGAACATCGCCACCCGCTCGCACGCCGCGCGCGAGTCGCTCTTTCACGGGCCGCGGCAGCCGATCAACGGCGTGACCTGGGACGACGCGCACGCGTACTGCGCCTGGCGCGGCAAACGTCTTCCACGCGAGGCCGAGTACGAGCGCGCCATCCGCGGCGACGACGGCCGCAAGTTCCCCTGGGGCAACGAGCCCGCCACCCCCGAGCTCACCGTTTTCGGTCGCGATCTCGGGCGCCAGGCCACCGACGACGTGGGCTCGCATCCCAAGGGCAAAGGCCCTTACGGCCACGACGATCTCGCCGGCAACGTGTGGGAATGGATGGAGGACGAGTACGATCCCTTCGCGTACACGCGCCCCACGGCCAGCGAGGGCAAGCCGGGAAGCTGCCCCGAGATCCTCGCTGCGCTGAACAAGCTTCGCGAGGAGGGCAAACAAGGCTTCACGGGGTCGAACCCCATCCCGCGCATCTGCGAGCGCGTTCTACGCGGCGGCGCCTACAACTACGACGGCCCGAGTCTGCGCAGCACCAACCGCGTGCACCACCCGGGCACCTACCGCCTCGTGATGACCGGCTTCCGCTGCGCGAAAGACGGGACGTAA
- a CDS encoding DUF3293 domain-containing protein: protein MDQALLRQYISTVYELPTPDGPLRVSLDGDSATDPSMLPELLTRPFAVLTAYNPRSMLLPRKVNEGRHMVMRDLLILGCYRVEQCVGYDEEPDGTWREPSWLVHAMDRDEAVAFGRVFRQNTILVCHNSRPELIVTDPTCDDIGRVIIGTWRLRA, encoded by the coding sequence ATGGATCAAGCTCTCCTTCGTCAGTACATCTCCACGGTCTACGAGCTGCCCACGCCCGATGGCCCGCTTCGCGTTTCGCTCGACGGAGATTCCGCGACGGATCCCTCCATGCTTCCCGAGCTGCTCACGCGCCCCTTTGCCGTCCTCACGGCGTACAACCCGCGCTCGATGCTGCTGCCGCGCAAGGTGAACGAAGGCCGCCACATGGTCATGCGCGACCTGCTCATCCTCGGGTGCTACCGCGTCGAACAATGCGTCGGCTACGACGAAGAGCCCGATGGAACGTGGCGCGAGCCCTCATGGCTGGTGCACGCCATGGATCGCGATGAGGCCGTGGCCTTCGGGCGCGTGTTTCGCCAGAACACGATCCTCGTTTGCCACAACTCCCGGCCCGAGTTGATCGTGACCGATCCCACGTGTGACGACATCGGTCGCGTCATCATCGGGACCTGGCGCCTCCGGGCCTAG